From Candidatus Palauibacter soopunensis, a single genomic window includes:
- a CDS encoding outer membrane beta-barrel protein: MTRIVLALALALAASEVTAQPYVGSELGFTLAPAMRLVGTDNDWGTRCDLLINPDGVETGSECDTPPPPTEWANESGRTRGTATGISAGYRFGRFRVEAEYRYRAAPYHDYAPTEIGDVVTAQKADQELERAIGGAGDVSVHGVFTNLAVDLGPGGARLMPYVGVGAGVQRMAVDYLSLWKRNNDPARIATFEDPLLRAKLAGTTTLGTAVLHDTMFGAQALAGLDYRVADRFTVGTRIRYAKALGPFESEPREWDQLRSHDSTVGRGSRILYTVETRDTSAFTVTLSLRYDLE, from the coding sequence ATGACACGAATCGTTCTCGCGCTGGCGCTCGCGTTGGCGGCCAGCGAGGTCACTGCGCAGCCGTACGTCGGGTCGGAGTTGGGGTTCACGCTCGCTCCGGCCATGCGGCTCGTGGGCACGGACAACGACTGGGGCACGCGTTGCGACCTGCTCATCAACCCCGACGGGGTGGAGACGGGATCGGAGTGCGACACGCCACCGCCCCCGACCGAGTGGGCGAACGAATCCGGCCGCACGAGGGGGACCGCGACGGGAATCTCGGCGGGTTACCGGTTCGGCAGATTCCGGGTCGAGGCCGAGTACCGGTACCGCGCCGCGCCGTATCACGACTACGCGCCGACGGAGATCGGCGACGTGGTGACCGCCCAGAAGGCCGACCAGGAACTGGAGAGGGCGATCGGCGGCGCCGGGGACGTGAGCGTACACGGCGTGTTCACGAACCTCGCGGTCGATCTCGGCCCGGGCGGTGCGCGGCTGATGCCGTACGTGGGAGTCGGCGCGGGCGTGCAGCGCATGGCCGTCGACTATCTCAGCCTGTGGAAGCGAAACAACGATCCGGCGCGGATCGCCACCTTCGAGGACCCCCTGCTCCGCGCGAAGCTGGCCGGGACCACGACGCTCGGCACGGCGGTGCTCCACGACACCATGTTCGGCGCCCAGGCGCTGGCGGGCCTCGACTACCGCGTCGCCGACCGGTTCACAGTCGGAACCCGGATACGCTACGCGAAGGCGCTTGGCCCGTTCGAGAGCGAACCTCGCGAGTGGGATCAGCTACGCAGCCACGACTCTACCGTAGGCCGCGGCTCCCGCATCCTGTACACCGTGGAAACGCGCGACACGAGCGCCTTCACGGTGACCCTCAGCCTGAGATACGATCTCGAATAG